The following proteins are encoded in a genomic region of Takifugu flavidus isolate HTHZ2018 chromosome 3, ASM371156v2, whole genome shotgun sequence:
- the arrb2b gene encoding arrestin, beta 2b — MEDKPGTRVFKKTSPNSKLTVYLGKRDFVDHLTCVEPVDGVVLVEPDYLKDRKVFVTLNCAFRYGRDDIDVLGLSFRKDLFVSTVQVFPPVEKVQKDLSQLQERLLTKLGQNAHPFTFTIPKNLPCSVTLQPGPEDSGKGCGVDYELQAFCAKTADEKLHQRNSVHLVIRKVQYAPETPGPQPMVETRRNYLMSDRSLHLEASLDKELYYHGEPISVNVHVSNSSVKTVKKVKISVRQYADICLFSTAQYKCQVAHLEAEDQVSPSSTSCHVYTLTPLLGNNREKRGLALDGKLKHEDTNLASSTIIKEGANKEMMGIFVSYRVKVKLVVSLGGDVAVELPFVLMHPKPAHQPSAQQQPAAVSVSVDTNLIELNTSTSSDGGDLVFEDFARLGLTGTKDNQDREDLFY; from the exons ATGGAGGACAAACCTGGGACCAG AGTCTTTAAGAAGACGAGCCCCAACTCGAAG CTCACCGTTTACCTGGGGAAGAGAGATTTTGTGGATCACTTAACCTGCGTAGAGCCAGTGG ATGGTGTCGTCCTTGTGGAGCCAGATTACCTAAAGGacagaaaag TGTTCGTGACTCTGAACTGCGCGTTCCGTTACGGTCGGGACGACATCGACGTTCTGGGTCTTTCCTTCCGCAAGGACCTGTTTGTCAGCACCGTCCAGGTCTTTCCTCCGGTGGAGAAGGTTCAGAAGGATCTAAGCCAGTTGCAGGAGAGACTGTTGACAAAGTTGGGTCAGAACGCACACCCCTTTACCTTCACT ATTCCCAAGAACCTGCCTTGCTCAGTGACCCTCCAGCCGGGCCCTGAGGACTCTGGAAAGGGTTGTGGGGTGGACTACGAGCTTCAGGCGTTCTGTGCGAAGACTGCAGATGAGAAGCTTCATCAAAG GAATTCTGTGCATCTGGTGATCAGGAAGGTTCAGTACGCTCCAGAGACTCCAGGACCTCAGCCAATGGTGGAGACACGTCGCAACTACCTGATGTCTGACAGGTCTCTGCACTTGGAGGCATCACTGGATAAGGAG CTGTACTACCACGGCGAGCCCATTAGCGTCAACGTCCATGTCAGCAACAGTTCTGTCAAGACTGTGAAGAAGGTGAAGATATCCG TTCGCCAGTATGCAGATATCTGCCTCTTCTCCACGGCCCAGTACAAATGTCAAGTCGCACATTTGGAAGCAGA GGACCAGGTTTCTCCGAGCTCCACCTCCTGCCATGTGTACACTCTCACCCCCCTGCTGGGTaacaacagagaaaagagaggctTGGCCCTGGATGGCAAACTAAAGCATGAAGACACTAATTTGGCCTCCAGCACAAT AATTAAAGAGGGAGCCAATAAGGAGATGATGGGAATCTTTGTGTCTTATCGAGTCAAAGTCAAACTGGTTGTGTCCCTGGGAGG ggatgTAGCAGTGGAACTTCCTTTTGTCCTGATGCATCCCAAACCAGCACACCAGCCCAGTGCCCAGCAACAAC CTGCTGCCGTGTCCGTTTCCGTGGATACAAACCTCATAGAGTTAAACACAAG CACTTCCTCTGATGGCGGAGACTTGGTGTTTGAGGACTTTGCTCGTCTGGGCTTAACAGGGACGAAAGACAACCAGGACAGAGAAGACTTGTTCTACTAA
- the med11 gene encoding mediator of RNA polymerase II transcription subunit 11, producing the protein MANERLRALEEVEKEIAMVLQCAGNIVLELSKDKHNASLLDRQLVQFQSSVNRVESELSGQIRYLTQVATGQPHEGSTYSSRKDCQMALNRAEYARVKLGELGRTCELMLEPQQQT; encoded by the exons ATGGCTAATGAGCGGCTCCGGGCTCTGGAGGAGGTAGAGAAGGAGATAGCGATGGTTCTACAGTGTGCAG GTAATATAGTTCTGGAGCTCTCCAAAGACAAGCACAACGCCAGCCTTCTAGACAGACAGCTGGTCCAGTTCCAGAGTTCAGTCAACCGGGTGGAGAGTGAACTGAGTGGTCAGATCCGCTAcctcacacag GTAGCCACGGGTCAGCCCCATGAAGGTTCCACATATTCATCCAGGAAGGACTGTCAGATGGCGCTGAACAGAGCCGAGTATGCCAGAGTcaaactgggagaactggggcGAACCTGTGAGCTCATGCTGGAGCCACAGCAACAGACATGA
- the pelp1 gene encoding proline-, glutamic acid- and leucine-rich protein 1, which yields MATSAWLRGPSAMRLTEGLVSVLKEQRPDYIPVLLTGYREHGVFHTQGASAVAGLVGFSNAKLGSSKTRFEGLCLLSMLVKDSSSDLFQQHCLSWLRSLQQIVQSQAPVQTIQLAVNILKDVLQYSSQIPELAREVGLNSILGILTSLLGLKTECELAAMEGMTACMTHYPRACGSLKDKLGAYFLSKMDSTNKKTQEMACQCYAHLPCLGGVLDRGAGAGRAEGWTNQIHCLLASANSHLALIYQGAEMEGTMQYEGPGVELAFPLLDQSDPLFLLQLQHRFTAVCLALRHTLRVDPASAVRIPVRPILNLVCRALAVSCKSFNLTGDGNVRLLILPIIHLNILEVLAALIIAVRSSMVQYAAVLQRLFSQTLSAWTPAAEASVGQQRAFSSVRVSVYRTLELWLQVAGASTSILHGSPNHSEILFNHLLSDITPGAESVKLRVGLSAEIVPGGKPGPRRTKSLVISDTVGPSLQRKGDIMANQDTCLTALRALRQIILVSGTLLKDDIHKRLHDVLLPLCVRLQQQQLSSNMSCDSTAGISGQYSSALTRRELYRLLLALVLVPSPCWPPPLTCVVSILSSGRTDRNLKVSTFCCEALTICNSLLHPRSPSIALPMPPLSIKPAHAVSVLPTPQASTPGLTLPTLLGEPTPPPPFPSPHTLGMGPSSLLGSLENHLSLVPGLRGQTSGPSEMILSPHAHHQDLAGLGPPEGQRPVFVRYDREEAEDVEISLASDSDDSVVIVPPGMLNMENQQDDVAAANSQSMTAAAGGAAVTLAEGEPVTMVPNTATAAPIDGVSLPNDLTTSAPLLTTSAPPINSFPPSSASVVSLVPALNSNPLTAPPGGLVEPMPSRPQLQQMLMQPSAAVQQGPLSLPLQIHQLQSQLGQQGRPLQHQPPVASNEDSGVININSTDDEEDDEDMEDDEEEEEEEGVEDEEEEEDEVSDFADEEFYDGEDYEEFDEDAEELEEEDEEEGDIPPLEGAEEQGEQEEVEQGGVLQAAVEAAEIVDFSVEGEAGGGIEEIQTKRALFPEDRMKVQEVESIGVMEEARGEAEEDETERVCDPTMPQILCVTGGALEEKEEEGGRVQEDMSSWERDAKKVEPQGPSGEAAASTAEQEESGGEQQAGGSEERPSSLGEEQEVTVSEEDAALTHPGGSDESTPEPQETVTEKREAAAAAEQQELHAGGGEEGKGVKRKREELQSENELEGSSKQADEDTMASMLADFVACPPDDDDGPSASNQS from the exons ATGGCTACATCGGCTTGGCTGCGTGGCCCATCCGCTATGCGATTAACGGAGGGTTTGGTGTCGGTTCTAAAGGAGCAGCGTCCAGATTATATCCCGGTTCTGTTGACaggctacagagaacatggcgTTTTCCACACTCAG GGCGCAAGCGCCGTGGCTGGTCTCGTTGGTTTCAGCAATGCCAAACTTGGCTCAAGCAAGACCAG gTTCGAGGGCCTCTGTCTGCTTTCCATGCTAGTTAAGGACAGCTCTAGTGATCTGTTCCAGCAGCACTGCCTTTCGTGGCTGCGATCTCTCCAGCAGATCGTACAA TCTCAGGCTCCAGTCCAGACCATCCAACTTGCTGTGAATATTCTGAAAGATGTGCTGCAGTATTCCTCTCAAATACCTGAGCTGGCTCGGGAGGTTGGATTGAACTCCATTCTTGGAATCCTCACGTCTTTATTAGGCCTTAAGACGGAG TGTGAGCTGGCAGCCATGGAGGGAATGACGGCTTGCATGACGCACTACCCGCGAGCCTGTGGATCTCTGAAG GACAAGCTGGGGGCCTATTTCCTTTCCAAAATGGACAgcacaaacaagaaaacacaagag ATGGCTTGCCAGTGTTATGCTCACCTGCCATGCTTGGGGGGCGTCTTGGACCGGGGCGCAGGTGCTGGCAGGGCAGAAGGCTGGACCAACCAGATTCACTGTCTTCTGGCCTCAGCCAACAGCCACCTGGCTCTCATTTACCAGGGTGCAGAAATGG AGGGAACGATGCAATACGAAGGCCCGGGAGTTGAACTTGCCTTCCCACTTCTCGACCAGTCGGATCCTCTGTTCCTCCTACAGCTTCAACACAGATTCACAGCTGTCTGCTTGGCattgagacacacactgag GGTGGATCCGGCTTCAGCAGTCCGAATACCCGTCCGACCAATCCTCAACCTTGTGTGCAGAGCCCTCGCCGTGAGCTGCAAGAGCTTT AACTTAACAGGAGACGGAAACGTGAGATTGCTGATTTTACCCATCATACATCTTAACATACTGGAGGTCTTAGCAGCTCTTATTATAGC TGTACGGAGCAGCATGGTTCAGTACGCCGCTGTGCTCCAAAGGCTGTTTTCTCAAACTCTGTCTGCATGgacacctgcagctgaagccAGTGTGGGACAGCAGCGAGCCTTCAG TTCAGTGAGGGTTTCTGTGTACAGGACCTTAGAACTGTGGCTTCAGGTGGCTGGAGCTTCCACCAGCATACTCCATGGAAGCCCAAATCATTCCGAGATCCTATTTAACCACTTGCTGAGCGACATTACACCAGGGGCAGAGTCTGTCAAG CTCAGAGTGGGTCTATCAGCAGAAATCGTTCCCGGAGGAAAGCCCGGTCCACGGCGGACAAAATCCTTGGTCATTTCAGATACAGTTGGACCGTCACTGCAGAGGAAAGGAGACATCATGGCTAATCAGGACACTTGTCTCACAGCCCTCAGAG CACTGAGACAGATCATACTAGTCAGTGGAACGCTGCTAAAGGATGATATTCAcaag CGTCTCCACGACGTCCTGCTGCCGCTGTGTgtgcggctgcagcagcagcagttgagCAGCAACATGTCCTGTGACTCCACAGCGGGCATCAGCGGCCAGTACAGCAGCGCGCTCACAAGACGGGAGCTGTACAG GTTGCTGCTAGCTCTGGTGCTAGTCCCATCTCCAtgctggcctcctcctctgaccTGTGTTGTGTCAATCCTCAGTAGTGGGCGCACCGACCGTAACCTCAAG GTGTCCACATTCTGCTGTGAAGCTCTCACCATCTGTAACTCCCTGCTCCATCCACGCAGCCCTTCCATCGCCCTTCCAATGCCACCTCTCTCCATCAAACCGGCCCATGCTGTGTCAGTTCTCCCCACCCCACAAGCCTCTACTCCTGGTCTCACACTGCCAACTCTCCTAGGAGAGCCCACGCCCCCCCCTCCGTTCCCCTCGCCGCACACCCTCGGCATGGGCCCCTCCTCCTTGCTCGGTTCTCTGGAGAACCATCTCTCGCTGGTTCCTGGACTACGAGGACAGACCTCTGGCCCGTCGGAGATGATCCTGTCGCCGCACGCGCATCACCAGGACCTGGCAGGACTCGGCCCCCCCGAAGGGCAGAGGCCAGTGTTCGTCCGCTACGACAGGGAGGAAGCGGAAGACGTTGAGATTTCTCTGGCCAGCGACTCCGACGACAGCGTGGTCATCGTTCCTCCGGGGATGCTCAACATGGAGAACCAACAGGACGACGTGGCAGCGGCAAACTCTCAAAGCATGACAGCcgctgcagggggcgctgcggtCACCCTCGCCGAGGGAGAACCCGTCACCATGGTACCCAacacagccacagcagcaccGATAGATGGGGTCTCGCTCCCCAACGACCTCACTACCTCCGCCCCCCTGCTCACCACCTCTGCCCCTCCCATCaactccttccctccttctaGTGCGTCTGTGGTCTCCCTGGTTCCAGCTTTGAACTCTAACCCACTGACGGCTCCCCCTGGTGGGCTGGTTGAGCCCATGCCCAGCAGGCCACAGCTCCAACAGATGCTGATGCAGCCTTCTGCAGCCGTTCAGCAGGGTCCCCTCAGCCTCCCGCTCCAGATCCACCAGCTGCAGAGCCAGCTGGGTCAGCAGGGGCGACCACTTCAACACCAGCCGCCTGTCGCCAGCAACGAAGACTCGGGCGTTATCAACATCAACAGCACcgacgatgaagaggatgatgaagacatggaggacgatgaggaggaagaagaggaggaaggcgtggaggatgaagaggaggaagaggacgaagTCAGCGACTTTGCCGACGAAGAGTTTTACGACGGCGAGGATTACGAGGAGTTTGACGAAGATgcggaagagctggaggaagaggatgaggaggaaggcgATATTCCCCCActggagggagcagaggagcagggcgAGCAGGAGGAGGTAGAGCAAGGAGGAGTGCTTCAAGCCGCCGTAGAGGCGGCAGAGATAGTGGACTTCAGCGTGgagggagaagctggaggaggcatCGAGGAGATCCAAACCAAGAGGGCTCTCTTCCCAGAGGACAGGATGAAGGTGCAGGAGGTGGAGAGCATCGGAGTCATGGAAGAAGCAAGAGGGGAGGCGGAGGAAGACGAGACCGAAAGGGTGTGCGATCCGACCATGCCTCAGATCTTATGCGTCAccggaggagctctggaggagaaagaggaggagggaggaagagttcAGGAGGACATGAGCTCGTGGGAGCGAGATGCCAAGAAGGTGGAACCACAGGGCCCctcaggagaagcagcagccagTACAGCTGAGCAG gaggagtcaggaggagaaCAGCAGGCCGGGGGTAGTGAGGAGCGCCCATCGAGTCTcggggaggagcaggaagttACGGTCTCGGAAGAAGACGCGGCCCTGACCCACCCCGGAGGCTCAGACGAGAGCACACCAGAGCCACAGGAGACAGTCACGGAAAAACGGgaagcagccgcagcagcagagcagcaggagctgcacgCTGGcggtggagaggaggggaaaggcgtgaagaggaagagggaggagctgcagagcgaGAACGAGCTGGAAGGAAGCAGCAAGCAG GCCGATGAGGACACCATGGCCTCCATGTTGGCGGATTTTGTTGCCTGCCCCCCCGACGACGACGACGGCCCTTCTGCATCGAACCAGTCATAA